The following proteins come from a genomic window of Noviherbaspirillum sp. L7-7A:
- a CDS encoding LysR family transcriptional regulator: MPKAINPADFSFFSTLVSCGSLASAARELGITTAAVSKRLALMESRLSLNLVNRTTRRMSLTPEGEAYLEGARRILGEIDDLEDVLWGTRQTPKGLLRVNATLGFGRSYVAPLARSFVQQYGDVDVQLHLTVAPPPLSDDAYDVCVRFGPPPDTRAVACLLARNRRIVCASPGYLKRHGEPKTPQELSKHNCIGIRQGDEYGVWRFTHGRQKGKAAAESGEQNVRIRGNLTTNDGGVAVSWALAGNGILLRAEWDVKDYIEKGRLVRLLPGYDTPDADIYAVYPQQHRATTRVKAFVDYLAASFDKAPGI, from the coding sequence ATGCCCAAGGCGATCAATCCCGCCGATTTCAGCTTCTTCTCCACGCTGGTGTCCTGCGGCAGCCTGGCGTCCGCCGCCCGCGAGCTGGGCATCACCACGGCAGCCGTGAGCAAGCGGCTGGCGCTGATGGAGTCGCGGCTGAGCCTGAACCTGGTCAACCGCACTACCCGTCGCATGAGCCTCACGCCAGAAGGCGAGGCCTATCTCGAAGGCGCGCGCCGCATCCTTGGCGAGATCGATGATCTGGAAGACGTGTTGTGGGGCACCAGGCAGACGCCCAAGGGGCTGCTGCGGGTCAATGCCACGCTAGGCTTTGGCCGCAGCTACGTCGCGCCGCTGGCGCGCAGCTTCGTGCAGCAGTACGGCGACGTCGACGTGCAGCTGCACCTGACGGTTGCGCCGCCGCCGCTGTCCGACGATGCCTACGATGTCTGCGTGCGCTTCGGCCCGCCGCCGGACACCCGCGCCGTTGCCTGCCTTCTTGCCAGGAACCGCCGCATCGTGTGCGCCTCGCCCGGCTACCTGAAGCGCCATGGCGAGCCGAAAACGCCGCAGGAACTGAGCAAGCACAATTGCATTGGCATCCGGCAAGGCGATGAATACGGCGTCTGGCGCTTCACCCACGGGCGGCAGAAGGGCAAGGCGGCGGCGGAATCCGGCGAGCAGAACGTGCGCATCCGCGGCAATCTGACCACCAACGATGGCGGCGTGGCGGTCAGCTGGGCCCTTGCCGGTAATGGCATCCTACTGCGCGCAGAATGGGATGTGAAGGATTACATCGAGAAAGGCAGGCTGGTTCGCCTGCTTCCCGGCTACGACACGCCCGATGCCGATATCTACGCGGTCTACCCGCAGCAGCACCGCGCTACCACCCGCGTGAAAGCCTTCGTCGACTACCTTGCGGCCTCGTTCGACAAGGCGCCGGGCATATAG